The Candidatus Thorarchaeota archaeon genome window below encodes:
- a CDS encoding MFS transporter yields MGLRASEHKWTLLALYLTTLLMRASFYITIAVIQSSSYLGGAMTEWDVAAVLVVYPVVELSSVSFFGSYSDKVGRKSIFIASLFFTGTAALLFALTPLKTLTIVFSAVFGLGAAAQVSSTLSIVADCSSEHNRARLMGYYDLSTLMGLAGGYGIGILLLQFGYASALLLLGASGGCLISALVAAYGIKETRASAVRDVSIRQLLGRVVRDRRIQRMVFVYVPIISLYGLVIANAENILEEHFTLDATELLVLFGMLGGALVLGIITMGHLSDRLNMRRPFIVTGLLGFGSLAFVLVANAQDFGALWAVWPVLPALGFTAGAFPPAAMAYLTDISHADARGSTMGVYSIFFGTGMIIGPMAGAFAYTGYGLVGLGVLVSVLIVVAVVGTYFLPEALKPAQQSPGQE; encoded by the coding sequence ATGGGACTGAGAGCTTCTGAACACAAATGGACACTACTGGCCCTCTATCTGACGACCCTGCTGATGAGGGCAAGCTTCTACATTACTATCGCCGTGATACAGAGCAGTTCCTACCTTGGCGGTGCTATGACCGAGTGGGACGTTGCTGCTGTACTTGTCGTCTATCCTGTGGTGGAGCTCTCCTCTGTCTCTTTCTTTGGGTCATACTCTGACAAGGTGGGCCGAAAGTCCATCTTCATCGCATCTCTGTTCTTCACCGGCACGGCCGCGCTCCTCTTTGCCCTGACGCCGCTCAAGACTCTCACCATTGTCTTTTCTGCCGTCTTCGGACTAGGAGCCGCCGCCCAGGTCTCCAGTACTCTCTCTATCGTTGCCGACTGCTCTAGCGAACACAACCGGGCCCGGCTCATGGGCTACTACGACCTGTCCACGCTGATGGGTCTTGCAGGTGGCTATGGCATTGGCATACTGTTGCTCCAGTTCGGTTATGCATCTGCCCTGTTGCTCCTTGGGGCCTCAGGAGGCTGTCTCATCAGCGCTCTTGTTGCAGCATACGGCATCAAAGAGACCCGTGCCTCTGCTGTCCGGGATGTGAGCATTCGTCAGCTCTTGGGGCGCGTCGTGAGAGACCGACGCATTCAGCGGATGGTGTTCGTGTACGTGCCCATCATCTCGCTCTACGGGCTCGTGATTGCAAACGCTGAGAACATCCTTGAAGAGCACTTCACTCTTGATGCGACGGAGTTGTTGGTCCTGTTCGGTATGCTTGGCGGTGCACTTGTCCTTGGAATCATCACAATGGGGCACTTGTCTGACCGTCTCAACATGCGGAGGCCATTCATCGTCACTGGGCTGCTCGGATTCGGCAGTCTCGCGTTTGTGCTGGTTGCAAATGCACAGGACTTTGGTGCACTCTGGGCCGTGTGGCCAGTACTTCCCGCATTGGGCTTCACTGCAGGCGCCTTTCCACCAGCTGCCATGGCGTACCTCACCGACATATCTCATGCCGATGCGAGAGGCAGTACCATGGGGGTCTACAGTATCTTCTTTGGCACGGGCATGATCATCGGGCCGATGGCTGGTGCCTTCGCCTATACTGGCTATGGTCTAGTTGGACTCGGTGTGCTTGTCAGTGTGCTCATTGTGGTTGCTGTCGTGGGTACGTATTTCCTGCCTGAGGCGTTGAAGCCTGCCCAACAGTCACCTGGACAGGAATAG
- a CDS encoding MFS transporter, producing MQQVSSRTHIAAPGPYRLVAATSFGVLLSAMDSSIVNVSLATMEVSFGVGLLEIQWVVLAYLLILTSSMPLTGKFGDRFGKKRVFQAGMAVFVGGSLACALSPSLVVLVTCRGLQAVGASMMAANGLAIVTYFTTNENRGRAIGMNSVVLAAALGLGPVIGGILSQNFGWPSIFLINLPLGAIGFLVVARVIPETERVHEVRFDSVGAVLFFLALLIFIHAISVSSSVSVIQSLIHLAAGLTVSVVFILRERGFSSPIIPVSVLVDRRISTGIVSSILSYMALVPVSLLIPLWLQEAMDLTQSQTGLFLTVHPITISVTGPLAGLLSERIDTRIQSGLGLGLEIVGLVIIALAVPNLPLMVAGVIVMGTGLSVFSVSNGNSLMTSAPRNYMGVVSALTNISRTAGFSAGTAMTSAVFTMYFLGLSQSLQFFEAYGTGLSWTILTFCILVAVAIVISSLRGLNPAEIERRRPQSDSSRTGEA from the coding sequence ATGCAGCAAGTATCGTCAAGAACCCACATCGCCGCCCCGGGGCCTTACAGACTCGTGGCAGCGACAAGCTTTGGGGTCCTTCTCAGCGCAATGGATTCCTCGATAGTGAATGTCTCGTTGGCAACCATGGAGGTCTCATTTGGGGTCGGGCTGCTCGAGATACAGTGGGTCGTGCTTGCCTATCTGCTGATACTCACGTCATCCATGCCTCTGACCGGGAAGTTTGGGGACCGATTCGGAAAGAAGAGGGTGTTCCAGGCAGGCATGGCCGTATTCGTCGGCGGGTCACTCGCATGCGCTCTGTCGCCATCCCTTGTCGTGCTTGTGACATGCAGAGGGCTTCAGGCTGTGGGAGCAAGCATGATGGCGGCCAATGGACTGGCGATTGTCACCTACTTCACGACCAACGAGAATCGCGGAAGAGCTATCGGAATGAACTCGGTCGTTCTTGCGGCAGCCCTTGGTCTGGGCCCGGTGATTGGAGGCATTCTCTCACAGAACTTCGGGTGGCCGAGCATATTCCTCATCAACCTGCCATTGGGGGCGATTGGGTTTCTTGTTGTCGCCAGGGTGATTCCTGAGACAGAGCGGGTACACGAGGTGAGGTTCGACTCGGTTGGCGCAGTCCTCTTCTTTCTCGCACTACTCATCTTCATCCATGCAATCTCGGTATCCTCCAGTGTCAGCGTGATTCAGTCACTGATTCACCTTGCCGCGGGACTTACGGTCTCTGTCGTCTTCATTCTGAGAGAGAGGGGTTTCTCCAGCCCAATAATACCTGTGAGCGTACTCGTGGACCGCAGAATCTCAACAGGAATCGTGTCATCCATCTTGTCATACATGGCACTTGTACCAGTGTCGCTGCTCATTCCTCTGTGGCTACAGGAAGCCATGGACCTCACACAGAGCCAGACCGGTCTCTTCCTCACTGTTCATCCAATCACGATATCAGTAACAGGCCCATTGGCGGGACTCCTCTCCGAGAGGATTGACACACGGATACAGAGCGGCCTCGGTCTCGGTCTCGAGATTGTAGGACTTGTCATCATTGCCCTCGCCGTGCCGAACCTACCACTCATGGTCGCTGGGGTCATTGTCATGGGCACTGGACTCTCAGTCTTCAGCGTCTCGAACGGCAACTCACTAATGACCTCGGCTCCTAGGAACTACATGGGAGTGGTGAGCGCACTAACAAACATCTCAAGGACTGCAGGGTTCTCAGCTGGTACAGCGATGACGTCGGCGGTATTCACAATGTACTTCTTGGGCCTCAGCCAATCGTTGCAGTTCTTCGAGGCCTATGGTACCGGTCTGTCGTGGACCATTCTGACGTTCTGCATACTTGTCGCCGTTGCTATAGTCATATCATCGCTCAGAGGACTGAATCCTGCCGAGATCGAGCGTCGCAGACCGCAGTCTGATAGCAGCAGGACAGGCGAGGCATAG
- a CDS encoding M48 family metalloprotease, which yields MREAKMSAERMTGAVAGVSRSKWNALVIFLVLDLIQILTVSLMYLDESTVLVVGFDLSRHNPFLSASLFFMVVGFQVLMIYLLAFRVRASKDLVRLYPTLSMNVSSGCKFAAEEIVRWTLEIAERSGQKVREVYLMRSPLPNAFTFSLPLLGTVVVLHSNLLDLLSPEEVRAIIAHEVGHVKNRDSMVSILTRMPSVFVDAIYFYIYVRLLLASVVALLVNLNPALALVRAGMLFGFFILSRAMVFLGHLVVTRASRAAELLSDYHAAELLGFETTINALTVLGQRVEAVTALIEEVRWLESLNPARTQPISGTELGQMIQSYPLDGIDEDNARQAAPRLFLRNKLAALRDVYGVSISDEEVERMIRPAIDRLITKRSKDSASLRDTREKKTIDWRSADSNSDQRLTGQELTDLVRLLRENPGKLLFDNEISQNLLAMDHPDFRSRVLFLADVYGV from the coding sequence TTGCGTGAGGCCAAGATGTCCGCAGAGAGAATGACTGGAGCTGTTGCTGGTGTTTCCAGGTCCAAGTGGAACGCGCTTGTGATCTTCTTGGTGCTTGACCTTATCCAGATACTGACTGTTTCCCTGATGTACCTAGACGAGTCAACTGTGCTCGTCGTGGGTTTTGACCTTAGCAGGCACAACCCGTTTCTTTCCGCATCGCTCTTCTTCATGGTCGTTGGCTTTCAGGTCCTCATGATTTACCTCTTAGCGTTCCGAGTCCGAGCCAGTAAGGACCTTGTCCGGCTTTACCCGACTCTTTCAATGAACGTGAGTTCTGGGTGCAAGTTCGCTGCAGAGGAGATTGTGCGTTGGACTCTGGAGATTGCAGAGCGCAGTGGGCAGAAGGTCCGCGAGGTGTACCTCATGCGTTCCCCGCTTCCAAACGCCTTCACTTTTTCTCTTCCTCTCTTGGGGACGGTTGTGGTTCTTCACAGCAACCTCCTAGACCTGCTCAGTCCGGAGGAGGTGAGAGCCATCATCGCCCACGAGGTCGGTCACGTCAAGAACCGTGACTCGATGGTCTCCATTCTGACTCGGATGCCCTCCGTCTTTGTGGATGCCATCTACTTCTATATCTACGTCAGGCTCCTGCTCGCGTCCGTTGTCGCACTACTTGTCAATCTCAATCCTGCTCTTGCCCTCGTACGTGCTGGGATGCTCTTCGGCTTCTTCATTCTCTCCCGCGCCATGGTCTTCCTTGGTCACCTCGTGGTCACGAGGGCCTCAAGGGCAGCCGAGCTCCTGAGTGACTACCATGCAGCTGAGCTGCTAGGCTTCGAGACAACCATCAATGCATTGACTGTACTGGGACAGAGAGTGGAGGCCGTCACGGCGCTCATTGAAGAGGTCCGCTGGCTGGAGTCTCTGAATCCGGCCAGAACTCAGCCCATCAGTGGCACTGAGCTGGGGCAGATGATTCAGTCGTATCCTCTGGATGGAATAGACGAAGACAACGCGCGTCAGGCTGCACCTCGGCTCTTTCTCCGCAACAAGCTTGCTGCGCTCAGGGACGTATATGGTGTGTCCATTAGCGACGAAGAAGTGGAACGCATGATTCGACCTGCGATTGACAGGTTGATCACGAAGAGGTCGAAAGACTCCGCCTCGTTGCGCGACACGAGAGAGAAGAAGACTATCGACTGGCGCAGCGCGGACAGCAACAGCGATCAGCGTCTTACAGGTCAGGAATTGACGGACCTCGTGAGACTACTGCGCGAGAATCCCGGCAAGTTGCTCTTCGATAACGAGATCAGTCAGAACCTGCTTGCAATGGATCATCCCGACTTCCGAAGCAGAGTCCTGTTCCTGGCGGATGTCTATGGTGTGTAG
- a CDS encoding HAD hydrolase-like protein codes for MNISKCSLWLFDVDNTLIRDVEHPEPYADALALIKALKERGKTVGLLTNVGRLSARQVRAAVVSAGFDIDISNVFTAGAAAAAYIANRQPNARCFVISEGGALEDFIARGLDVVTNPPVDYVAVGADRSLTFEKLNFAAKMLARGAKLLCISGSRSYPGVYLGREDVFIGERSIVAALEDSSGVKAVTVGKPLPEMLIEAARSLGFPPDQTVIVGDNVNSDIAGGKAAGMLTVLCPHDKSNVVEFDSGDLDTKPDIVVQSLDELIARI; via the coding sequence ATGAACATCTCGAAGTGTTCACTGTGGCTGTTTGACGTTGACAATACCCTCATTCGTGACGTTGAACATCCAGAGCCCTATGCAGACGCACTTGCGCTCATCAAGGCCTTGAAGGAGAGAGGAAAGACTGTCGGACTGCTTACCAACGTCGGCAGGCTGTCTGCGAGGCAGGTCAGAGCAGCCGTTGTCAGCGCCGGGTTTGACATCGACATCAGTAACGTCTTCACGGCGGGCGCTGCGGCCGCAGCCTACATAGCCAACAGACAACCAAATGCGAGGTGCTTTGTCATCAGTGAGGGAGGAGCACTGGAGGACTTCATCGCCCGCGGTCTCGACGTGGTGACCAATCCGCCCGTCGACTATGTAGCAGTCGGAGCGGACAGGAGCCTGACATTCGAGAAGCTGAACTTCGCTGCCAAGATGCTAGCAAGGGGCGCAAAGCTCCTGTGCATAAGTGGCAGTCGAAGCTATCCTGGGGTCTACCTCGGACGAGAGGATGTGTTCATTGGAGAACGCTCGATAGTTGCCGCGCTTGAGGACTCCAGTGGTGTCAAGGCGGTGACAGTGGGCAAGCCGCTTCCAGAGATGCTGATCGAAGCCGCACGCAGTCTGGGGTTCCCGCCGGACCAGACAGTGATAGTGGGCGACAATGTGAACTCAGACATAGCTGGCGGCAAGGCGGCGGGTATGCTGACTGTCCTGTGCCCGCACGACAAGAGCAACGTCGTGGAGTTCGACTCCGGTGACCTTGACACAAAGCCGGACATCGTTGTGCAGAGCCTAGACGAACTCATTGCAAGAATCTGA
- a CDS encoding ATP-binding protein, which produces MTEGMLWLGHYLDEEGKRTDKLFEISPDLLRRHGGIFGSTGSGKTVLGKVILEEAAMHGIPILAFDPQGDIASLMLPGDPKELQSKGVDPKRLKEYMEKVIVRVYTPASSKGLAISINPLKLPDKTADTDDMIRLLDNSARTFVNVLMKVAGLSKSWEAKSFAALYELLRVTWENGVKIEGLGALADLLTADAEAAGVDLEPFMKQSEREKLASAIRSLTVGSSQLLFRPEGQIDFDNLVEPVNGRTPINVIFLKTLRSEEEKHFFIAIVLNQLYTWMLKQGYTEKPRLMIFQDEAAPFIPAGMKAPGPKETYLLLFRQARKYGIECLIATQSPKDVDYKAFEQFNSIVAGRISTEQSLKVLERILEPIAGDQESEKIVTALPGQQTACFIFSSADLKPKVNHISARWLLTKHITLTEKDVQTYMASLVKEQEKMLQEMEKARLAKEKEREEAERRAKEERERRRLEAQKAKEEEEARLARERELAEKKAHFKSAKDDEKIFDSRGTQKKLSYDDIINGFIAKIEAIAKTTFGLPFLKELVKRGKLVYEKAMSYYLKETREALKQGLARRVTMEEKGKKVEYIVYDFEHVLKQVVSSMGIKEPDYVDEARLKRRFEELVWKASVNNILERIVLGSPLLQF; this is translated from the coding sequence TTGACTGAAGGTATGCTGTGGCTTGGACACTATCTTGACGAGGAAGGTAAGAGGACCGACAAGCTCTTTGAGATCTCACCGGATCTTCTGAGAAGGCACGGCGGTATATTCGGTTCTACTGGGTCAGGCAAGACTGTCTTGGGCAAGGTGATTCTTGAAGAGGCGGCAATGCATGGCATCCCGATTCTCGCATTCGACCCACAAGGTGACATTGCATCGCTGATGCTGCCAGGTGACCCGAAGGAACTCCAGTCGAAGGGAGTCGACCCCAAACGATTGAAGGAGTACATGGAGAAGGTGATTGTCCGTGTGTACACGCCAGCCAGTAGCAAGGGCCTTGCCATCTCAATCAACCCCCTCAAGCTTCCCGACAAGACCGCTGACACGGACGACATGATCCGTCTGCTTGACAACTCGGCTCGCACTTTCGTCAACGTACTGATGAAGGTGGCGGGTCTTTCAAAGTCGTGGGAAGCCAAGTCCTTCGCAGCACTCTATGAGCTTCTGCGCGTGACGTGGGAGAACGGTGTCAAGATAGAAGGGCTTGGAGCACTTGCCGACCTCCTGACTGCGGATGCCGAGGCTGCAGGCGTCGACCTCGAGCCTTTCATGAAACAGTCTGAACGGGAGAAGCTGGCGTCGGCTATCAGAAGCCTGACAGTCGGTTCTTCGCAGTTGCTTTTCAGGCCGGAAGGACAGATTGACTTCGACAACCTCGTGGAGCCGGTCAACGGTCGTACTCCCATAAACGTCATCTTTCTGAAGACACTTCGAAGTGAGGAGGAGAAGCACTTCTTCATAGCCATAGTACTCAATCAGCTGTATACTTGGATGCTGAAACAGGGCTATACTGAGAAGCCCAGACTGATGATATTCCAAGATGAGGCTGCACCCTTCATACCAGCCGGGATGAAGGCGCCCGGCCCGAAGGAGACCTACCTCCTGCTGTTCAGGCAGGCGCGCAAGTATGGCATCGAATGTCTGATTGCGACCCAGTCACCGAAAGACGTGGACTACAAGGCCTTTGAGCAGTTCAACTCCATAGTTGCAGGTCGGATTAGCACAGAGCAGTCTCTGAAGGTCTTGGAGCGAATACTCGAACCCATCGCTGGCGATCAGGAATCCGAGAAGATAGTGACTGCGCTGCCGGGTCAACAGACAGCCTGCTTCATCTTCTCGTCAGCGGACTTGAAACCGAAAGTCAATCACATCTCTGCTCGGTGGCTGCTGACAAAGCATATCACGCTCACGGAGAAGGATGTCCAGACGTATATGGCATCTCTCGTAAAGGAGCAGGAGAAGATGCTCCAAGAGATGGAGAAGGCCCGACTGGCCAAAGAAAAGGAGCGTGAGGAGGCAGAGCGGAGGGCAAAGGAGGAGCGAGAGCGTCGTCGTCTGGAAGCCCAGAAGGCAAAGGAAGAAGAAGAAGCCAGGCTTGCTCGGGAGCGCGAGCTTGCCGAGAAGAAGGCGCACTTCAAGTCAGCCAAGGACGACGAGAAGATCTTCGATTCCAGAGGGACTCAGAAGAAGCTGTCCTACGATGACATCATTAACGGGTTCATCGCAAAGATTGAGGCCATCGCAAAGACCACCTTCGGTCTGCCCTTTCTGAAGGAGCTTGTCAAGCGCGGTAAGCTGGTATATGAGAAGGCCATGTCCTATTACCTGAAGGAGACTCGAGAGGCCCTCAAACAGGGTCTCGCAAGAAGAGTCACAATGGAAGAGAAGGGCAAGAAGGTCGAGTACATAGTCTATGACTTTGAGCATGTGCTCAAGCAGGTCGTCAGCTCGATGGGAATCAAAGAACCTGACTATGTAGATGAGGCCCGTCTGAAGCGGCGTTTTGAGGAGCTTGTCTGGAAGGCGTCGGTCAACAACATCCTCGAGCGGATTGTACTTGGCTCGCCCCTGCTTCAGTTCTGA
- a CDS encoding thioredoxin family protein, whose amino-acid sequence MVDLKSIRARTSTVREYVDNAELAARDIMLEKYKNYRLDMDALKALKDAVKGVVTVVFSASWCGDCKNAIPVLLHLEEKIRMNIRVFGTIKTAPLNPSQKWAVPPSPPEILEWNVTAIPWIEFFNSRGRRLGTIIEKPHVKESLEAEILYTLSKDR is encoded by the coding sequence ATGGTCGACCTCAAGAGTATCAGAGCACGAACGTCTACTGTAAGAGAGTATGTTGACAACGCCGAGCTTGCTGCACGCGACATCATGCTTGAGAAGTACAAGAATTACCGTCTTGACATGGATGCCCTGAAGGCTCTCAAGGACGCGGTCAAGGGAGTGGTGACCGTTGTGTTCAGCGCCTCATGGTGTGGGGACTGCAAGAATGCCATACCAGTCCTTCTGCATCTTGAGGAAAAGATCAGGATGAACATCCGTGTGTTCGGCACAATCAAGACAGCTCCGCTCAACCCCTCACAGAAGTGGGCCGTACCACCATCCCCTCCGGAGATACTCGAGTGGAATGTGACGGCCATACCGTGGATTGAGTTCTTCAACAGCAGAGGAAGACGACTTGGAACCATAATAGAGAAGCCGCATGTCAAGGAGTCCCTTGAGGCCGAGATTCTGTATACGCTGTCAAAAGACAGATAA
- a CDS encoding cupin domain-containing protein, giving the protein MYVINYREREEIPVSLPGSLKTTVRWLIGKQDGAKTYAMRLFEIQPGGIIPLHNHPEEHEIFVLQGQAKLLGGKENTVSKKDDVVFIPSDLPHGYDNTEGTEVFRFICVIPLLPQK; this is encoded by the coding sequence ATGTACGTCATCAACTATCGAGAGCGCGAGGAGATTCCTGTGAGTCTACCTGGCAGTCTGAAGACGACGGTCAGATGGCTGATCGGGAAGCAAGATGGGGCAAAGACATACGCCATGCGACTTTTCGAGATTCAGCCCGGAGGCATTATCCCTTTGCACAACCATCCGGAAGAACACGAGATCTTCGTCCTGCAGGGCCAAGCCAAGCTCCTAGGAGGCAAGGAGAACACGGTCTCCAAGAAGGACGATGTTGTCTTTATCCCATCAGACCTCCCTCATGGCTACGACAACACAGAGGGGACTGAAGTCTTCCGGTTCATCTGCGTCATCCCACTACTTCCCCAGAAGTGA
- a CDS encoding DASS family sodium-coupled anion symporter gives MSSKTDYRRLFIIILFAVLVGILVFNIAPSEVTPGDYKGTLNIEAPGVSSSKVLNFTLSPSKTGDEVLVTITGSTTNVTVRYTDTVRIAPGNTLSVVVSATGEPIEAEHITLILAGPNDFEVLLRPTRQKGQTFTIEYQPLVRSNSAAMILAVVAILWFTEGISLVATSILIPIIIVITAIASPKDALMPFFDPAVALIFGGFMIGRALDKYELDRRLALLILSRVASSGSGLVLAVMGVTAFLSMWISNTAAAAIMIPIALAVISKIESDDTRNKYAKALVLGVAYSATLGGVGTIVGSPPNPLAATYVREFLGVEISFLAWLPFGLPVLLIMVPLIWRWLVFRFKLPNNPEEMAELERVSEVEYAKLGPMTAQEKVVVIVFLSVVTLWLTEQLPDFLIALTGWRGHGINSAIVSLMGGLALLVLRLLDEKDISHNISWSSLLILGSGIALGEAMISTGLSTHIAQQLGGLGVLPGYLVIMIIGVVAVLVTMVASNTGAAVILIPIAIPLATTLGIDPLLVTMIIAIGVSMDFALPTGTPPSTIAYSTGEVELQEMVRTGLVVDLTAIMVLTTIAVAIWSLLGIVTT, from the coding sequence ATGTCCAGCAAGACTGACTATAGAAGGCTCTTCATCATCATTCTGTTCGCGGTCCTAGTAGGCATTCTGGTCTTCAACATCGCACCTTCCGAAGTCACTCCCGGTGACTACAAGGGGACTCTGAACATCGAAGCGCCGGGAGTCTCATCTTCGAAGGTACTCAACTTCACTCTGTCTCCATCAAAGACCGGAGACGAGGTGCTCGTCACCATCACCGGTAGCACCACGAACGTAACGGTACGATACACTGACACAGTCCGAATTGCGCCTGGTAACACTCTGTCGGTCGTGGTCAGCGCAACAGGCGAACCAATCGAGGCCGAGCACATCACGCTCATACTGGCTGGGCCGAATGACTTCGAGGTGTTGCTAAGACCGACGAGACAGAAGGGGCAGACGTTTACGATTGAATACCAGCCGCTTGTGCGATCGAACAGTGCAGCGATGATTCTTGCAGTAGTGGCAATACTCTGGTTCACGGAGGGAATCAGTCTGGTGGCCACTTCGATTCTGATACCGATCATCATTGTCATCACGGCCATAGCCTCACCGAAGGATGCGCTCATGCCGTTCTTCGACCCGGCGGTCGCATTGATATTCGGTGGCTTCATGATTGGGCGGGCCCTCGACAAGTACGAGCTAGACCGACGACTGGCACTGCTAATCCTATCCCGGGTGGCAAGCTCAGGGTCCGGTCTCGTCCTCGCCGTGATGGGAGTGACTGCGTTTCTCTCCATGTGGATAAGCAATACAGCGGCAGCAGCCATCATGATTCCCATTGCACTGGCGGTCATCAGCAAGATTGAGAGCGACGACACACGAAACAAGTACGCCAAGGCACTTGTCTTGGGGGTCGCATACAGTGCCACTCTTGGCGGAGTCGGTACAATTGTGGGCTCTCCCCCGAATCCTCTGGCGGCGACCTATGTCAGGGAGTTCCTCGGAGTCGAGATCTCTTTTCTTGCATGGCTTCCATTTGGTCTGCCTGTCTTGTTGATAATGGTTCCTCTAATATGGCGGTGGCTAGTGTTCCGCTTCAAGCTGCCCAACAATCCGGAAGAGATGGCAGAGCTTGAGCGTGTGTCCGAAGTGGAGTACGCCAAGCTTGGCCCCATGACTGCCCAAGAGAAGGTAGTGGTCATCGTCTTTCTTAGCGTAGTCACGCTTTGGCTCACAGAGCAACTACCTGACTTCCTAATCGCTCTGACGGGGTGGCGTGGGCACGGCATCAACAGCGCAATCGTCTCACTGATGGGAGGGCTGGCATTGCTCGTCCTTCGGCTCTTGGATGAGAAAGACATCTCTCACAACATCTCTTGGTCGTCGTTGCTCATACTTGGAAGCGGAATAGCCCTGGGTGAAGCGATGATAAGCACGGGCCTCTCAACCCACATAGCCCAGCAGCTTGGAGGGCTTGGGGTTCTTCCAGGGTATCTTGTCATAATGATAATCGGTGTAGTGGCGGTCTTGGTCACGATGGTGGCATCCAACACGGGCGCTGCAGTCATACTCATACCCATAGCCATACCTTTGGCCACCACTCTTGGCATCGATCCGCTCCTTGTGACAATGATAATCGCAATCGGAGTCTCAATGGACTTCGCTCTCCCCACAGGGACTCCACCGTCCACCATAGCGTACAGCACGGGCGAAGTGGAACTGCAAGAGATGGTCAGGACCGGGCTAGTTGTAGACTTGACCGCAATCATGGTCCTTACCACCATAGCCGTCGCCATCTGGAGTCTTCTAGGCATAGTGACTACCTAG